CCTCAAAGATGCCCAGGAGAAACTGGAACTGTCTGAGAAGAAGGCCACAGATGTAAGTACGGAaatatcagagagacagacagaagtcACTACGGTCATATAGACATATAGGGCCATATTCAGGGTTGGTGACCTAAGTGCAAAATGTTTCGCCAATATTTATGTGGGAAAAGTTGCGCGTATTCAGAGCTGGGTTACGCACCTGCTGAAATTGATTTTCTGCACTCCCCTTTCAGactattaaaatcacctgcatgtagttcatgcCTCCGAGGTCCCCACacttttcttgagtagaagtaTCTGAGACAACACAAGCACTTgctttttaagttaaaaaaaaaaggtatagaAAATGCGGCCTTAAGAAAGAAATAGCGTTTTTGTTTACCGTGATGTGAAATGTATTATAATggaacataaaagcaagagaccattttaaaaagtttaatacTCTGATATATGAATGGGAAGATGGCacacattgaaataaacatctgctaGAAGTCTATATCACCAATATATTGTTGCATGAATAATACTAGCtgtaatttaacaatttaacagtAGTTATGTTTGAGGTCTGAACACGGATGTGTgctattttgttattaaatcaTCACTGCACATGCTTACCTctactctgaatacagcccataGTGGTGACTGATGATTTTTTTAGGACAAAAACTCAAATAATTGTCAAAGGAACATGAATAACTGGTCCATTTAAAAGGGTTCAAGCAGACCATGGCGCCTGATTAGGTCAGAAATGTTCAATTCTACactctgaggggaaaaaagggggTTGTTTAAGGGATCTTTGGACAGTTACAGGTTTTTGCTTCCTAATGGGCTTTTACATGGAACCCACTCTAAAATGGAAACCTTCTGTTATAAGGTTCTACAAAGAACCTTGAAGGGTTTATCCAGAGGAACAAACTGAGGAACCAGCAGACATTTTGGGCTGTGAGTAATTTTAGTTAGAAAAACACTTTTAGTATTGTTTTAGGGGTAATTCTGAGAGGCTTGCTGAATACAGACCCATTCTCTGGACTGCACCCAAGTCTTAAAGACACTGTTTACACTTGGAAGAAAACACCCAAAGACTAACCAACCATGCACAGATTAACAAAATGGTCCTACAACAGTCATATGTTTAgctttatttattccatttacatttacaattgcTTGCAATtaaatttagatattttttgTCACAGATGTAGGCCACCTTGTATCACTGTTTAAAATCTGTAACCAAAAATCTCAACAGACGTGATTCCTATTTGAACTAGTATAATCTCTACAACAGCTATAGACAATGATAGTCTTCAGGAAACCTGAAGGATTTATAGTGAATACCACATTTAAAGCCTACAGTGAGGTAAGTTAGAGACAGCGAGAAGGCACAGGAGACAAAGGAGCCAAAACATGACTCAAACAGATCATTATAAAAGTAGTCTGGACATGACGTCTCCAGTAGTGCCATTCATTCCTAAAAGAGTGATCTTACtgagattaaaataataataataatccttctATTCTACCATTACCATTCTTCATGACTGACAATATCTTTTGTTCATGCTGTATTTTGCAaatagtttgttttttattgcacCAGCTAACAGAgatctccattttctccattttgtcATCAAATAATTCCATGTAAAAGAAATGctagaggaaaaacaaaaacacactccaAATCCAAATCCTAGATCCTTCCATTTATCTTAATGATTTATTTCCCATAATACACCTCTGTTCTCAGTTACATGCTGATTCTTGGAAAGGTGCATTCACTTCCCACATCGAGTTAATTACGTTAATTACACAATCTTCTGTTTATTGAGACATTATTAAGTCCTCAgcaccactaacacacacacacacacacacacacacacacagacaaaggcCAGACCCCAGTCAGTTATGCAGCAGCCCTGGAATGGTTGGAATGCGTCTAAAGCAAACAGTGAAGTCTCCCCTCCAGAGTCTGATGCATCGCTCTGGAGCTCTTCCGCTGGGAAGAGAAAACACATTCACGCACATTCCTGCTGTCTGCAGCTCCCAAAACTAacttcacccacacacacacacacacactgagagagagagacagagagagagtagcAATAGAGGCGTAACTTACTTTTCTTAATTTGTTTTTCATCAAACGATTAAGTCTGACTATGTATTTTCTACATTATTCACTTCAGTGTAACATCTAAATGGAGGTTTTTTGAGTTATTATCAGAAATCTCCTGAGAGAATTGTGTGAACCAAATCAGCACTACATTTGAATTTTCCAGTTTCCAGTGTAATGTCAAACTGAAAGTGGGCTGTATCCTTCAGGGATAGCTTAGtcttccattctctctctctctctctctctctctctctctctcaatctctctctctgagtgtgtgagtatgtgtgtgtgtctgtgtgtgtgagatagagagagagagagagtgagagagagagagggagagagagagtgacagatgagagagaaaacagcTCAGAAAGGATCGTAATGCTGGTTAATCCTTGGATTTTGACTGCGTGTAAATCCAATTAGATATTTCTTCCTTTGGATTAAGATTCAGAAATGATTACAGACTTCACTTCTGAAATCGTTTAGCCTCCCAAAACAGCTTAAACAACaattcagaaaagaaaacacccATTTTTCTATGTTATAAAGATGATATATGCCTGTTAAGGGATTATGTAGTTCCTGAACAGCTTAAACACTTTGAATTGGGATTGGTATGCTCAAGGATGCATCTCTTGTACCtatagtgtgtatcttttacctggtaACGTGAATGTggcaaacttaaaaaaaaaaaaaaaaagtaaggtaGGAATTACAGCTTGAAGACAATTCTTGAtaatttaattagcttttagagaaGTACTTCATGCACCTTTCCACTTTTGCACTCCGCTATATACATTTCATTCAAGTAATCTATATAACTTAGATTTCAAAGCAATCTAGGGTCTCAATAAGCAGCTTTGAGATCCATATAAAACAAAGCAGATAGTGGAACCTACAGTAATTTACAAATCACTTGAAAACGCTTCATTTACAAACAGTAAGTGGTCATCCCACTGGGAATGGAAAAGCAATCGGGCCAGGACAGGTAgggctgtgtgtttgtcagcCCCTCAGAGCAATTAACAATACCAGAGTTCATTATCACAAATGCAAGCCCTAACTGCAAATACAAGTGGCCAAAGTGTTACAAGCCAAACCTCTCTTTTCACATTCAACCAGGTTATTTGTCAAGGTGGCACCTCAGAAAGCCTTCATTGTTTCACTGGCTTTAGTGCACTTCAGCCCTGAACTCCTGCCAAGACCAAACGCTCATTAAATGCATCCAACGTCCAAAAGTCACATCCAGCGTCCAGAAAACATCTGCCTACATTTCATACAGGAAGACCTTCCTCCTCCTACAGGCGTGATGTCATCTGAAACTCCTTTCTTTCCCAGGATTGGAAGATTTAACGCTAAACTGTTCTTGGCGCGTTCCTGCCCTTTTCCTGCAGGCTGCTGCGTCTCCATTGCGCGCACTCAACTGCTAATGGAAGCTGACTTCAGGGGAAAATAGCAGCACAGACATTCCTGAGAGCTCTTTTAAAACCTGGAACTAactttaattctttctttccttcattcatcgGGAGGGTTTAGTACTCTTTGCGCACTCTGGGCCATTTCTGAGTGACTCTTTGGGTTAGAGTGTGTTTGCTGACGGCGCAGTAATGGCTCTGAACTCGTTAGACTCGGTGAAGAGGAGGATCCAGGCCTTACAGCAGCAGGCGGATGAAGCTGAGGATCGAGCCCAGCTGTACCAGAGAGAGCTGGATGAAGAACGGGATCTGCGCGAGAAAGTGAGACTTTGCGCTTTTTTACTTCCTAGCGAGCGACTCGCGACGAATCGATTCCCCTGAAAGACTCGGATTCGGAGAGAATCGATTCGTTCGTTCGGCATTGAGCATCGTTTCCGACTGTATAAATAACCCTTTTATCGGGGGGCGCGGTGGCTTAGTGGCTTGGTGGTTAACACTGTTGCATCGCACCCTGGGGGTTGTGGGCTCGAGTCCCGCCTCCGCCTTGGTACCTTGGCTAGCACGCTTGCTTTGCACCTCTGGTCTGCAGGTTTGTGTGCTTGTTGCCTGCTCTCCCCGTGCCTCGGGGGTTTCCTCCTTCCTCCCCAGTCTGGTGACATGCACTGTAGGTAGACTGGTATTTCTCAGTTGTCTgtagtgtgggtgtgtgcagcTGTGCCCTGTGACAGGTTGGCACCCCACCCAGCATGTCCTGTGCCCTGAGTcacctgggataggctccagattaaTATTGTGTAGAATTAGCAGTATGATGGATTTAAGGATGTTGTCAGTAGTACCAAACTGTATCTTTAAGGGTACATTCATTGGAACCTTTAACAGCTATCTTTCACCTGGAGGTGTGGATATAGTGAACCTTTAAAtgatttaagataaaaaaatgcaCTGTAACTAGTTTTTAGTTTGTAGGGTTAACTTTACACTACATGCACCCTTGCAAAAGATAGATACTAACAGTACAAAAGATGTATCCTTAAGGGTACCAACCCAGTGACAAGGTAAGGTACACTTTAGTATGCTTTTTTCTAAGTGAAGGGTATGTATTATTATCAGTTCAGCCGAATTGTGAATAGTATATGAGTCTTTATATgactaacacaaaacaaatatatagCACAATATTAGTGTTCAGTAAATTGGCCAGAattttttacagcttttatgTCTGTTTTGTGGTACCATTTGATCATTTATGGTTGTTCTAGAGCTACAGAAAATCACACCAATTACATTTTAAGATAGAAAACGTTATTTTTGGCTGACGTTTTATCAAAAGTGACATACAATTGAGGCAGGATATAACGGAGTAGTTAaagttaagggtcttgctccaATCCTGGCAGCTTGGCCATGCTTGAATTGGAGCTCACAACTTTCCAATCAGCAgcccaatgccttaaccactgagccattACTTCCCATTTCCGCAcctttatcctggccagggtcCAGAGGgcggatccagagcctatcctgggaatgctGGGCGTGATGCGGAATTACACCCTTGGAAGGTTCACGAGTCCATCagagggcaccatgcacacacatattcacacttgGGGGCGATTGGGAGTAGCCAGCCCGCCATGTTTTTGGGCGGtcggaggaaaccagagaacctggaggagacgagcaaaactccacatagacagacagtaatccaagctTATAGGATCAAACTgcagggaccctggagttgtgaggcagcagcactgcccactattaaaatattttgtataacatattctaatatattttataatatagattttttcacatgtaggatAATGGGTCACAATGACcaatagttttatatattacacatatattaAGGTTTATATGGGTAATTACATTGACAAtataatgcataatgcataGACATTGtagaaaatatacatatattgaCATATAATGGTAATTGGTAACATTAGACAGAATGGCTAGTAGCAATATGTAATCATGTATATGTAATTAACGTGGATTAATGTAGAATCAGAACTGAATTAGAGTCAACATTTATGTCAATCGAGTTAATTCTCACATATTATTCTCAAGTTATTCATTAAGTAGTATGTATTATGCAGTagctacagtgaaactaatagaaaaTGTACGTAGTTATGAGAGTGAAGAAAGTATGTCTGGGAGGTTAAGGGGTTAAATGAGCCTTGTGAAAACGCAGTCTCTCTGAATCCCTGTCCCgtcatttgaaaatgtaaactttttaaTCCTTGAGGGCCTCCTCCATCTAGGGGCCGTTGAGGAGTCAGTTATACTGTTGAACTGCCGTTCAAAAGAATCAATTCCGTAATCCACTCGCTCTGCTATATTTTTCTTGCATAAAGCAGCAAAACTGTGAGCTTGATGGATACCGAATGGcagaaaaagagggaaagaaagagaaactgtCGACACTGAGGCTGTGTGGAAAAATCTCAAAGCTACAGAAACAATTCTTAATGTTTCCACCTGTCCTCTTTTTTGAATATGCTGCCTGCATAGGTCTTTAATGTTCatagaggaaaaataaatgtgcaGAAGGTGATAACAGAAATGAAACCCATGATTATTTTGCTCAGTGTAGTGAAGCTTCTGTATgtagaagtttatttaacatacatgggaggagtctccggtgtcagggctttgtaacagacagtaagctttctgacatgggaaatgAGCTTATATAgcttatcaaaaaaaaaaatcatgtgaaaatcatGATTACAAGTAAAATTCAGTGTACTGCGCAGCCCTACCTGGATGGATGCAATGAGAGTTTCTATGCTACGAATCTGTGGTGAATTGTCATCTGCATGATACAAACACATTCGAAAGTGATTGGTTTGTACATTTCTGACCAGCCACCACTCTGTTTTACCTTGAGTATGTGTGGTTGGAGTTGACAATTGTGTAGGCCTAGCTTTCAGCAGAGGAAATGATGCTTATGTCGACCACTAAAATAAGCCCCCTTCCTGGAAACAGTGTCCACAGGAAATATGGGATGTGACGCCTACTACACACTTTACCtttttcacttcctgtcattTAAACTGCTGCATGTGGTGtggtttctctctgtctgcacaCGAACCTAACAAGTGGTAACACTTCTTTTCTACCACTTTAAAGTGATAACATGTACAGAATTTACTATGAATTAGAAGTTACATGTATGAATATTCTTATTTGTAGATCATAATGTAGCTCAATTTGAATTTCACATTTCAAGTCAAGTTCCTGACCCAGGGGTCTGAACACAGCTGAATGATATTTGAACTCCATGCTCAGGTCATGCATTGGCTCCAGGAATCTGAGTGGAAGTGATATTTCAGAGTTAAGACATTTATACAGATGTGTTTAAGGAATATCTTTCAGAActacagaaaatatttcaaatgtattttagATTTCATACAGTGAGCACTCCAGCCAGCTAAGAATGCATTCTGCTGGTTCACAAACAAGAAGATGTGTCTACATACATGTCTACTCCCAGCCTTGAGAGAAGATCAGTCATTATTGTGGcttctgcatatatatatatatatatatatatatatacagaagtgacttgacttgtggccaagtatggtgacccatactcggaatatatatatatatatatatatatatatatatatatatatatatatatatatatatatatatttgagttatatatattttgctagCTGCAATAGAGATCTGTGTCTCTGAAGTATGACAGATTGCTCTCGGGGCTAAACCACCACAGATTACAGTTAATTTTTTATGGAGAATGCTCAATGCTAATGTCATTTAGTCCTAGACCTTGGTTAATCTGCAAAATAGGTCTATGGAAAAAATGTATTGCAGATTTATCTGCTTAAGGAAATTTCAGAAAATTATACTGGGATGAAACCAATGAATTCTTAACCCCTGAAACTCCCAGGAGCCGTCAGAGGATTCAGCGTTTCTCCctctagggctgggcaatatgacaatatagtTACATCACCTATGTAATAGTGGTGTTAGCCTGTACCTGAGGCTTCCATACAATATGATACTAGTTCAATTCTTAAGGCAACGATTCAGTACCACTGAAACTGCTAcagtatgatatgatatgatacaattcCATTTAGTTGCCTGTGTTCGACATGTGAACAAACTTTGTTTAGGATCTGGGTTAGGCCTACCGTTAATTCACAAGTAATTATGACATAGAGAAGGAATATTTTAAGTATCAGAGTTAcaggcaataataataatagctttgataataatcaattattaactattattaacAAGTTATCATGACTGTAGACTAGGTAATGGATCCTGTGgataatgttatataaatttaaatccAGACTTTAATTCACTCTGAAGTACTTCACATTATGAAAGAAAATTGCATTATGTGTACGTCTGATGTAGCATAGGACAGCTTGTGATTAATTTCGAATTACAAGCCAGTGTAAATTCTGCCTTCAAAACCACAGAAGACGTACAGAACAGCAGCGCTAGCAAATACTTAGGGTGAGAATGGAAGAAGAATAAAGTGAATCATGGTTTGCTGAACTGTGTCAGGATTAGCTGACTTGCTGTTGATGGATTGGAAATCcaataggcaaaaaaaaaaatacttttggtGCTTAGTATTCTTTCGTATGTTTTACATCTCTTTTGATATATGAGTTAAATCCTTTGGGTAGTATAAGAACTAAAGATGAGCTCTGCAGTTTGTAAGTTTTAGTGGCAGTGGAAAGTTTGGAAAAGCCAACGTTAGAAGAATCACTGCAGAGGAATTTCAATATGGAAAAGTAATGCACCATCTGCTGGGAAGATCCCATGACACAATACATACTCAATACTGATGTCATCTTTAAAGGAAAAgcccaccctgaaacacattaaatatgtttgggttgaaatatttatgatgtgttttGCAATTACGgagctaatttgttggttgatgttgtatttttgttattcctgtgagaagttaggcGTTGTGGGCCATTCTGATGTCACATTGCTAGCGCAGTTATAATGGCaattaataggagaaaaaaaaaatcacacacataaaaaactATTTGTTAGTTTGGTAGGACTAACCTCTACATTTGAACTGATTTTCAACACCTCTGACCTTTAACATTtgctttgtgcatgtgtgtgtgtgtgtgtgtgtgtgtgtgtgtgtgtgtgtgtgtgtgtgtaggctgagGGTGAAGTGGCTGCTCTGAACCGCAGGATCCAGCTAATCGAGGAGGAGTTGGACCGAGCCCAAGGGAGACTGGGCACCGCGCTCCAAAAACTGGAAGAAGCAGAGAAACAAGCTGATGAAAGCGAGAggtgagtatacacacacacatacacacacacacaaatgcgtGTGTGTCGTTCACAAAATTATACATGATTCAAAAATGACTTCACATTTTTACACTTCAACACATAATAGTGTTGAGGAACGTTGTGTACACTGGGTgcgatctgtgtgtgtgtgtgtgtgtgtgtgtgtgtgtatacagaggTATGAAGGTGATTGAGAACCGTGCTATGAAAGatgaggagaaaatggaaatTCAGGAGCTACAGCTTAAGGAGGCCAAACAAATTGCTGAAGATTCTGATCGCAAATACGATGAGGTGagaatctctctttctcacatgcTGCTGCAATTTTAGAACAttttttccactgcacattGGAAAACAGGAACAGGCCCCAACAGAACCTGGTGTTCTAGTTCATTTTCCACCAACTTGAGAGATGTCACTGGAATGGACTCAGTGACAGTAAAAGTGACTACATCATTGTCTTATTGTTGATATAAATGTGAAAGGGGTCCCTGGGGCTAGTGGTTAGCTGTGGctacccctaatgggagcagccaaaagaagaagaacaagaagttGTTATCAATGCACTAAAGCcactaaaatacacaaaatttctttaaccccattttctcccaatttgccagttcccacccactagctagctctccccATCGCAAGACTACGACTAGCATGTGCTTATTCTGAAACACATGGATTCAGCCACTACTATGAAGGAAGCTCTTTCtgtcctcttctgcatacataagctcacagatgccccTCCTAGTGAGCAGTTTTGTACTCTTGGATTCCCGGCCTGAGGCATCAGTGGGATTCTAACTTGCAATATCTAGAACGCTTCTCTGTTGCCCCACTTGGGAGCCAAAataagatgttttattttaagaaaatattgaaaaagtTTCAGGTTCAAAGTGTAATATGTGTTTTAAGCCAGGCATCAGGACCAGGTCTTTCCCCTACTGTATAAAGTACTAGAGCTTTTGGCATCAAAAAATTGGAACTGTGCTTTTTTAGCTTGTCTGAAATTAATattcaaaaatcaaaagaatcaaaaatttaataaaaaaaaggaacaaagtTAATCCATACACAACCAACttggattattttaatataatcaaaaaTATTGTCAAGGTTGGGTAATTTGTGATGGACATCCAACTAACATTTCAGAGtagaatattaaatgtaaagtaaataCTACTTACTTCAAAACgctaatgtaattattttttactctCATCATTGTGACTATATGAATCGTCTCTCCAGTTGGTGGAACATTAACTACATTTGAACCCAAAGAGTCATAGGCCCACTTGTGGAATATGCAGTGGAAAACCACCTTAACCGTGTAGCATCTAGGTTTTATGCAGATTAGTCATGTAGGCAAATAACACAAAATTCAGACTAAagaatcttttatttaaatttgtgctTTTGGAATGGTTAAAGTTGTGAGAAAACTGTTGTTAGGCAACTGAAAAATGTAGACACCCAGCATGAACTTACTAATAATGGTGGCTAAAGATTAAGCGAGCTACTAGATAGGACTTATATAGACAATGTAAAGGTGTAAGGACAGTGAAGACGACTCAAAATTGtctggaatatcaacatttctctcagatatGGTGATAAATTACTATGAAAAgactttacagaaaaaaaaaccctcaaaacaTCAACTGCTAACCAAACGTCTATGGGTTCCAGCATATTGAATTTTGAACTGAATGTCACAAGAATGGGCTGGTCATATAAATcatcacatgtgtgtgtgtgtgtgtgtgtgtgtgtgtgtgtgtgtgtgtgcgtgtgtgtgtcctgcaggtGGCTCGTAAGCTGGTGGTCATAGAGGGTGAGCTGgagagagcagaggagaggGCAGAGGTTTCTGAACTGTAAGTACACCTCCATGTGTTTAATGCACACATGAAAATTGCAACCAGAAATCAGGTGGATGAACGTTTCTCTTTATCTGCTCTATAGCAAAAGCGGAGATCTGGAGGAGGAACTTAAAAATGTAACTAACACCCTGAAGTCCCTTGAAGCCCAGGCTGAGAAGGTACGCTAGtcatgtgtatttgtgtatgtggtgtgtctgtttatttgtgtgtgtgtgtgtgtgtgtgtgtgtgtgtgtgtgtgtgtgtgcgcgattgGGGCGGCTGGTTCCAATACATGACCTTTTGAGTGGCTGTTTCATCACAGTACTCAGACAAAGAAGACAAGTATGAGGAAGAGATCAATCTTCTCAATGAGAAACTGAAAGAGGTGAGATGACTTGAAATCCATTTAAGAACCTGCTATCTGCTTTATTGAGCTTGTGCCAATGACtcttatgtgtttgtttttctctttctctttgcagGCAGAGACACGTGCTGAGTTTGCAGAGAAAACTGTATCCAAACTGGAAAAGACTATTGATGATCTTGAGGGTAAGAAGCACTCCTGTTCACCCTAGTCCATCAATTCATGCAGTCTAATAATCTTAGACAGCTCAGGTAGAATAATAAACCTTCACTTCATGTACACACCTAAATCAGAATGCAGCAAACCAAATGAGGCCAGTGAAATTTAGATCCAGTTATATCCAATAATCTGTTAAATAGAAAAGAGCAGTTTATGttaacatcagaatggggaaaaatctgatctcggtgactttgaccgtggctgGTTATTGGTgtcagacgggctggtttgagtatttcagtaactgctgatctcctgggattttcacacacagctgtccagtttgggtgagcctgtgcccactgtagcctcagattcctgttctcggctgacaggtcttctgctgttgtagcccatccaccacaaGGTTTGATGTCTTGTGatgtctgagatgcttttctgctcaccacggttgtaaagagtggttatttgagttaccgaaGCCTTCCTGTCAGATCGAGCCAGcctggtcattttcctctggcctctcccattaacaaggtgtttccactcaCCTGAACTGAACTGCCACTCGCTGGATGTTTTTAGTTTCTTGCactgttctgtgtaaacttaAAGACTGTGTTGTGCGAatatcccaggaaatcagcagtttccgaaatatttaaaacagcccgtctggcaccaaaaTCCATGCCactgtcaaagtcactgagatcacattttctccattctgatgaaGCTCTAACTGatgcttttgacctgtatctgcatgattttttgcattgcaatgctgccaaatgattggctccttggataattgtatgaagAAGAAGGTGTACAGATGTTTCTATTAAATTGGCCAGTGggtgtatattaatattattgtcaaattaattattcatgtaTTCATATATATCTTTTCCCAGAGGTGCTTTAGTTCGGAATTGGCAGCATTAGTTAGATGGAAGgaaaggttttgtttttaatgaaaaagtgtATAGCCAGTGCTTCCCTCCTGATCAGCAGAAATTTACACCATGATGTCATGAGTAGTGTTTGACCAGGGCAGGTTATCAGTTGGAATTTAACCTTTGTCTGCATGTACGCCTGCTGCATGGCTTTTAATCATCATTAAGCAGTAGAGATTATGTTCTTTAGAGAAACCAGACAAACCAACCTGCTTGTGTAGTTTGAACAAAAAGACGCTTAGACCTTAAACCTTATTATACTTCATAGTGTTTCACTTTCTATTTGTCTTTTCTTGCATGGAATTCATTATAATCTTTTCCTCATCCTCTTATGATCTCACTTTTTCACAATTTCTTTCCCTCTTCCTTCTGCTGTATCTCTTCTCTTCTGGGaccctgacctttgacctccagATGAATTGTACAATCAGAAACTAAAAGTGAAGGCGATTTGCGAAGAGCTGGATAACGCCCTAAATGACATGACTACCTTATAGATGAATCATCAGCAACGTGTTGTGTCGGCGGTGCTTGACGTGATGAACAAAAGTGCCTTAACTCTCATACCTATTTGCGATTTGTTCCATATAAAAGATGCACGCCACACAATACAGGTGCTACTGAAGCATTGAGAAGTGGAGCTTCGTTCCGGAGCTCTGGATCAGCTCTGACCCAGT
The genomic region above belongs to Pangasianodon hypophthalmus isolate fPanHyp1 chromosome 21, fPanHyp1.pri, whole genome shotgun sequence and contains:
- the tpm4b gene encoding tropomyosin 4b isoform X2 — protein: MEAIKKKMQMLKGDKENAFDRAEQAELDKKVSEDKCKQLEDELLGLQKKLKGTEDEVDKYSEALKDAQEKLELSEKKATDAEGEVAALNRRIQLIEEELDRAQGRLGTALQKLEEAEKQADESERGMKVIENRAMKDEEKMEIQELQLKEAKQIAEDSDRKYDEVARKLVVIEGELERAEERAEVSELKSGDLEEELKNVTNTLKSLEAQAEKYSDKEDKYEEEINLLNEKLKEAETRAEFAEKTVSKLEKTIDDLEENLGHAKEENLNLNQVLDQTLQELNSL
- the tpm4b gene encoding tropomyosin 4b isoform X1; its protein translation is MEAIKKKMQMLKGDKENAFDRAEQAELDKKVSEDKCKQLEDELLGLQKKLKGTEDEVDKYSEALKDAQEKLELSEKKATDAEGEVAALNRRIQLIEEELDRAQGRLGTALQKLEEAEKQADESERGMKVIENRAMKDEEKMEIQELQLKEAKQIAEDSDRKYDEVARKLVVIEGELERAEERAEVSELKSGDLEEELKNVTNTLKSLEAQAEKYSDKEDKYEEEINLLNEKLKEAETRAEFAEKTVSKLEKTIDDLEDELYNQKLKVKAICEELDNALNDMTTL
- the tpm4b gene encoding tropomyosin 4b isoform X3, with translation MALNSLDSVKRRIQALQQQADEAEDRAQLYQRELDEERDLREKAEGEVAALNRRIQLIEEELDRAQGRLGTALQKLEEAEKQADESERGMKVIENRAMKDEEKMEIQELQLKEAKQIAEDSDRKYDEVARKLVVIEGELERAEERAEVSELKSGDLEEELKNVTNTLKSLEAQAEKYSDKEDKYEEEINLLNEKLKEAETRAEFAEKTVSKLEKTIDDLEDELYNQKLKVKAICEELDNALNDMTTL
- the tpm4b gene encoding tropomyosin 4b isoform X4 — translated: MALNSLDSVKRRIQALQQQADEAEDRAQLYQRELDEERDLREKAEGEVAALNRRIQLIEEELDRAQGRLGTALQKLEEAEKQADESERGMKVIENRAMKDEEKMEIQELQLKEAKQIAEDSDRKYDEVARKLVVIEGELERAEERAEVSELKSGDLEEELKNVTNTLKSLEAQAEKYSDKEDKYEEEINLLNEKLKEAETRAEFAEKTVSKLEKTIDDLEENLGHAKEENLNLNQVLDQTLQELNSL